The proteins below come from a single Miscanthus floridulus cultivar M001 chromosome 1, ASM1932011v1, whole genome shotgun sequence genomic window:
- the LOC136553149 gene encoding uncharacterized protein isoform X1, giving the protein MHYVHPSVGERYYLWLLLLTAKGCTSFEDVRFHNRLYHRTFKEACRSRGLLGDDQEWYDAFDEAAAWATSSQLRILFVTMVLFCEVGDENTFFEKVWRHLCDDIQYQYRETIGDPNYRLPDDITKHYLLDELARLFAQGGRDIRKFNLPSKNHAAYPESYNRLIEEELSHPIDPLLDMDNPTASLNADQTHAFTTIVQRVLDEEPGLFFVSGYGGTGKTFLWNRIVSYVRAKQRIVLTVTSSGVAALLLPGGRTAHSRFKIPCDLDDDTICDISRGNMLVELIEMASLVIWDEAFMTNGRAFEALDRTFRDIDRIVHRVFSVSGIKTNADLTHQLISSLPTEFRQAAADIPQSQELCDPLDELTLTIDYYHKNVQKLHGYYETNKQKYISTRLQTETPSLAGNRWDWMNATEE; this is encoded by the exons ATGCACTATGTTCATCCTTCAGTGGGTGAAAGATATTATCTATGGCTCTTATTACTGACAGCTAAAGGATGTACAAGTTTTGAGGATGTGAGGTTCCATAACCGGTTATACCACAGAACGTTCAAGGAAGCATGTAGATCGAGAGGCCTACTCGGCGATGATCAAGAATGGTACGATGCCTTTGACGAGGCTGCTGCCTGGGCCACCTCTAGCCAATTGCGCATCCTTTTTGTAACAATGGTGCTTTTTTGTGAGGTTGGAGACGAAAACACTTTCTTTGAAAAGGTTTGGAGACATTTATGCGACGATATCCAATATCAGTATAGAGAGACTATTGGTGATCCCAACTACCGGTTGCCTGATGACATTACTAAACACTACCTGCTAGATGAACTAGCAAGATTGTTTGCACAAGGTGGCAGGGACATAAGGAAGTTCAATCTCCCTTCTAAAAATCATGCTGCGTATCCTGAATCTTATAACCGTCTCATTGAAGAGGAACTTTCCCATCCTATTGACCCTCTCCTCGACATGGACAATCCCACAGCCTCTCTGAACGCTGACCAGACACATGCATTCACTACAATTGTGCAGAGGGTATTAGATGAAGAACCTGGACTCTTCTTTGTATCAGGATATGGAGGAACTGGGAAGACCTTCCTGTGGAATCGCATTGTTTCTTATGTAAGAGCTAAGCAAAGAATAGTGTTAACTGTCACTTCGTCTGGTGTAGCCGCGCTGCTTCTTCCAGGAGGGCGGACAGCTCATTCAAGATTTAAAATACCATGTGATCTAGACGATGACACAATATGTGACATCAGTAGAGGCAATATGTTGGTTGAGCTTATTGAGATGGCAAGCTTGGTTATTTGGGACGAAGCTTTTATGACAAATGGAAGAGCGTTTGAGGCTCTTGATCGAACCTTTAGAGACATTGATCGAATTGTGCATAGGGTTTTTTCTGTTTCAGGCATCAAAACTAATGCCGACCTCACACACCAGTTAATCTCATCTCTTCCAACCGAGTTTAGACAGGCAGCAGCTGATATACCACAGTCACAGGAACTATGCGATCCACTGGACGAACTAACGCTTACCATAGACTACTACCACAAAAACGTGCAAAAGCTGCATGGATACTACGAAACCAACAAG CAAAAATACATCTCAACCAGACTGCAGACAGAAACGCCGAGCCTAGCAGGCAACCGCTGGGATTGGATGAATGCAACAGAAGAATGA
- the LOC136553149 gene encoding uncharacterized protein isoform X2, whose product MESSVPCSGDLHMDGLVRLHASAATSSAPRTRQRRASSHPADTSGLFSLRRDSLQLDSSLPLLLAHRAPQRTAPSDEPGGSCPPVQPDRLLRLGPSTAAPPRSRAWRRLFHQQPASPTHVQSSDPSSRVGGSLRSGSSPQQNAASRVRRRTSTSYVIRSSDPTASRQKRRRLL is encoded by the exons ATGGAGTCGTCTGTTCCATGTAGTGGCGACCTGCACA TGGATGGCTTGGTGCGCCTGCATGCCTCTGCTGCCACCTCCTCGGCTCCCCGCACTAGGCAAC GTCGTGCTTCATCCCATCCTGCTGATACGTCTGGTCTGTTCTCGCTGCGCCGCGATTCCTTACAGCTAGATTCCTCGCTTCCATTACTGCTGGCCCATCGCGCGCCGCAGC GTACTGCACCCTCTGATGAGCCAGGCGGCTCTTGTCCTCCTGTTCAGCCGGACCGTTTGTTACGGTTAGGCCCTTCTACTGCAGCTCCACCAAGATCTCGTGCGTGGCGCCGCCTTTTCCACCAGCAGCCCGCCTCGCCGACGCATGTCCAGTCGTCGGACCCTTCTTCTCGTGTGGGCGGTTCATTGCGGTCAGGGTCTTCGCCTCAGCAAAATGCAGCAAGTCGCGTCAGACGCC GTACCAGCACATCCTATGTTATTCGAAGTTCTGATCCCACAGCTTCTAGGCAAAAGAGGAGGCGCCTTCTATAG
- the LOC136553149 gene encoding uncharacterized protein isoform X3, translated as MESSVPCSGDLHMDGLVRLHASAATSSAPRTRQRRASSHPADTSGLFSLRRDSLQLDSSLPLLLAHRAPQPGPFVTVRPFYCSSTKISCVAPPFPPAARLADACPVVGPFFSCGRFIAVRVFASAKCSKSRQTPYQHILCYSKF; from the exons ATGGAGTCGTCTGTTCCATGTAGTGGCGACCTGCACA TGGATGGCTTGGTGCGCCTGCATGCCTCTGCTGCCACCTCCTCGGCTCCCCGCACTAGGCAAC GTCGTGCTTCATCCCATCCTGCTGATACGTCTGGTCTGTTCTCGCTGCGCCGCGATTCCTTACAGCTAGATTCCTCGCTTCCATTACTGCTGGCCCATCGCGCGCCGCAGC CCGGACCGTTTGTTACGGTTAGGCCCTTCTACTGCAGCTCCACCAAGATCTCGTGCGTGGCGCCGCCTTTTCCACCAGCAGCCCGCCTCGCCGACGCATGTCCAGTCGTCGGACCCTTCTTCTCGTGTGGGCGGTTCATTGCGGTCAGGGTCTTCGCCTCAGCAAAATGCAGCAAGTCGCGTCAGACGCC GTACCAGCACATCCTATGTTATTCGAAGTTCTGA